Genomic segment of Verrucomicrobiia bacterium:
GATCTCGCGCATGGGCGCGCGGAGGTCATGCGACGCGATCGAAGCGAACTGTTCGAGCTCCTTGTTCGAGCGGTCGAGCTCTTCGGCCAGGCGTTTGCGTTCTTCGTAAGCGTCCCGCAGGGCCTGGTGCGCCTTTTGGATTTCGCTGACGGCCGCGGCGAGCGCCATGCCCGTCATGTTCACGGCCGCGATGAATCCCTGCGAAATAAGCAGCGCCTGGGGAATCCCGTTGCCGATTGCAAACGGGCCCTGTCCCAGATGCGCGAACCAGAGCGAAAGGCCGGCCATGACGAGCCCGGTCCAGGCCACGCCCACCTGCCCGTAATGGAACGCGCACCATGCCATGATCGGGAAAAGATAATACGGGTAAAAAAGCGGCTGCTTTCCCGAAAAGATGACCGCGCTGAGGAGGACCATGCCGCAAAAAAAGGACAGCGCGGCCGCGGTTTTTTCCACGTTCAGCTCCCTGTGATTGAAAAATCCTTTGTAGCTGGACAGGATGACCGGCGTCACGACCACGATGCCCGTAAAATCCCCGAGCCACCACGTCTGCCAGTTCACGGCGAAATTCTCGGCGGAAGCAAAGCCGCCGCTGCGGAGGCTGATCGAGCCGATTGTGGAAGCGACCATGCACGCGATGACCGTCACGCCCATGAACAAAAAGACGTGGCCCACGCGCTCGAAAGGATTGGCAGCGCGGATGGCGAGTTTCTGAAGCGAGGCGCCGGTCACGGCCTGAAGGGCCGAGCCCGAGGCAATCGCAAACGCCACGGCAAGCGCCGCGAACGGATGAGCGCCGGGGCTGTGATGAAGCAGCGAAGGAAAATTGACGAGGAAAGAAGCGACCCAGATGCCGGGCCACAGGCGGTTTCCCCGGAGTACCAGGACCGCGAACGCGATGCCGGAAGGCGGCCATACGGCCGTGGCAATGCCCGGAGGGATCGCGAGGTTCAGCCCGAGCACGGCCGAAAGATAATAGATCGCCGCCAACGCCGCGGCTTCGGCAAGAGTCCTCACAGCTGAGGGATTTCGGGGGTTCGTTTCCACTTCCGGTCCTTATTCTGCGTAGGAAAAACGGCCTTCATTTTATCCGTCTTGGCCGAAAAAACCACCTGATTTCGCGGCCGGTACGCGGCTCAGGGATTCAAATCCGCCTGGAGCTTGGCTTTGCTCACGGTCAGCAGGAACCCGTCTTCCACGGTCTGGACCGAACAGGATGCCTTTTCGTCATTCGAAGCCGCGGGATTATCCGCCAGCTTGGCCATGTCGGAAAAAAATTTGGCCGAGCACAGGAAGTGCTGCTCGCTGTCATGGAATTTCAATTCGATCGTTTCCTCTTCCGGGTCTTCCCCGTCGCTCGAAAGGGAGACGAGCTGGCCCTTTTCCTGGCTGGCATCGATCGTTCCCGTGGGGCTTCCGTCCACGTCCATGGTAGGAGGAACGACAAGCGTGTAGTCGATGGGCGCGTCGTTTTCGTTGGTGGCGTAAATCGTCACGTCCGCAAATCCGCAAGGCGCGAAACCCACCAGGAAGAAGGCCGCCAAAAGGGACACGGATTTTTTCATCAAGGCACTCCTCTCGAGCGGGACAAAGCCCCTTTTTTTACTTCGATTCTTATTCGCCAGGCCGCGGGCCATTTAACCTTTCAAAAAATCCTGGACCAGTTTTTCTTTGATCAGGGCGACGTCCTGCCTGGGAATGAGTTTCCCGGTGGGATTGCCGTAGGGTTTGCGAATGTGCTCCAGCAGGGCGCTCACGGCATTTTCATAAACCGGAAGCAGATGGGTGCGGGCCGCCGCGGGCTCGCCCTGAATCTGGGTCTGCAGTCTTTCCATTTCCACGATGGAATTGCGGATGAGCTTCCGCGCTCTGCCGTCGATCGTCTCGTGAAGCCCTTCAAAATAAACGATCGCTTTCTGGATGTCCTGGTGGGCCTTATCCAGCTTTCCTTCCCGGAAATGATCGCGCGCGTCTTCGAAAGGGGTCTCGAGTTTTTTGAGCCGCGGATCCACCGCAACGGCCGCCGATCCCGTCTTTGGCAGCATCGCGGCGGAAACCATGATCAAAGCCAGCATCCCGAAATATTTTTTCATCCTGGAGAGTTCCTTTTCAAGGGGTCTATTATAGCGTCGGCGGAACCCAAAAACGATTCCTACGTGCAGGGACTTTATTTTCAGGCGTCAGGGCGCCGTGCGGCCGAGGCGTCCGCCGCGGTCATTCTCGCGCGTGCTGAGGCCGTCCGCGGCATTATAACGGTCGGACACCGTGATCCGTTCCGTTTGCGTGTCCAACCAGGAGCCGCCTCTTTCCCCGCTCCCATTGCCTGTCGTGACGCCGCTCCCGGACACGAAACCCGGCCAGTCGTCATTGGTCGCGTCGCCGTCCGAATCCAAAGTGCCATCGCCATGCGTCCCGCTGAAAGCCCTGCCGGCCGTCGCGCCGAGCGTGACCGTAAGCTCCGCGAGATTGCCGCTCAATCCGAGATTTCCATAGTAGCCCGCGCCCGCCTCCTCGCGCGTGGTCGTGGAGCTGGTTGCGAGAATACCCACCCTCAAGGGGCCTGCTCCGCCGTCGCCTCCGGTGAACGTAGTATTTCCAAAATTGACATTGCCGGAAGTGCATGTCGCCGTCCCGTCTTCGGCTCCGGAAAGGGTGTCGCATGAAGTGTAGGACGTTGTTCCCCACGCGTATTCGCCCGCGACAGGGGCCAGTGGACCGCGCGCGGCTTTCTCGTATTCCAATTCCGTGATCGGACGCAAGGCGGCCCAATCCGCGATCGCCGCAACGTCCATCCAGGAAAGGTAGCCGCAGGACCTGCCGGGCCGGTCCGTCGAATAGGTGCCGCCGCTGACCGT
This window contains:
- a CDS encoding MASE1 domain-containing protein; the encoded protein is MRTLAEAAALAAIYYLSAVLGLNLAIPPGIATAVWPPSGIAFAVLVLRGNRLWPGIWVASFLVNFPSLLHHSPGAHPFAALAVAFAIASGSALQAVTGASLQKLAIRAANPFERVGHVFLFMGVTVIACMVASTIGSISLRSGGFASAENFAVNWQTWWLGDFTGIVVVTPVILSSYKGFFNHRELNVEKTAAALSFFCGMVLLSAVIFSGKQPLFYPYYLFPIMAWCAFHYGQVGVAWTGLVMAGLSLWFAHLGQGPFAIGNGIPQALLISQGFIAAVNMTGMALAAAVSEIQKAHQALRDAYEERKRLAEELDRSNKELEQFASIASHDLRAPMREIAMFTQLIERKLSQVMGQDEKNYLSFIEKSCVRMNELIDSILEHSRVSQAERVLADVDLNVLVREILSDLEMHIREKKARIHVDELPAVLADRGQMRQLLQNLLTNALKYSKSDVPPYIRVSGAVEDDRLVLYVQDNGIGFDAAEQEKVFQPFRRFTSKAEGTGMGLAICKTIVERHGGKITAESRPNEGSTFIVKMPAQGR